The following is a genomic window from Arthrobacter sp. NicSoilB4.
GTCGAGAGCGGCCACACCGAGTATGTCGGCGGCGCCGACTACTTCGATAAGGGCAGCAACTAAGCACCCGCCAAGCCGGCGGCCCTCAAGGGCGGCACACAAGGAAGGCCGGGGCAACCGCCCCGGCCTTCCTTGTTGTCTGTTGCCAGCTATCGGTTGACCGTCCGGCCTCACACGCCGGCGATGTGACGCACTGCGTCAAGGTACGGCAGGTTCACTTCGGCGTCCGCCACCGCGCGCACAGCCGGTTTGGCGTTGAACGCCACGCCGATCCCCGCGGCGCCGAGCATGTCCAGATCGTTGGCGCCGTCGCCCACGGCAATCGTGTGCTCCATCGGGATGCCTTCCCTGGCGGCCCATGCGCGCAGGTATTTCTCTTTCGCCGCCCGGTCAATCACCTCGCCGATCACCTTCCCGGTCAGGGCACCATCGACGATTTCAAGCTCGTTGGCAACCCAATAATCCAGTCCCAGATCCTCCGCGATGGGCTGCAGAATCTGGTTGAAGCCGCCGGAGATCACGGCCACCACATGCCCCGCTGCCCGGAAAGCTGCCACGAGCTCCGCCGCGCCCAGGCTCAGCTTCACTTCGGCGCGCACGGAATCGACGACGCCGGCCGGCAGCCCTGCGAGCTCCGCCACCCGGGCGTGCAGGCTCTGGGCGAAGTCCAGCTCTCCACGCATGGCGGCCTCGGTCACTGCCGTCACTTCGTCACGTTTGCCGGCGTACGCGGCCAGGAGTTCGATCACTTCCTGCTGGATGAGGGTGGAATCCACGTCCAAGATGAGGAACTTCCGCCGCGCACGGCGCAGGGAGGTGGGGACAACCGCCGTGTCCACCCCCGCGGGCCCGTTATCCGCTGCCGCCCGGCGCAGTGCCGCCAGAGCCGCCTCCCCGCTGTCCGGGCCGGGGGCCAGCTCCATGCTGCCGTCCGCCGTGTAGACCTCGAAGCGGGAGTCCCCGGTGCGGGTCTCGGCGTCGAGCGTCACTCCCGCAGCGGAGAGCAGCGAACGGAGCCGCTGCACTTCGGGGAGGGTAAGTTTCGGGGCATAGCTCACTGCGGTCACGAACAGGTTCATGGCTGCAATCCTAGCGATCAGGCCGATGGGGGACCGAATTCGTTGCGCCCCGGTGACGCGGCAGCAGCCGGCGGCAGGCGGGCGGCGCGCACGCTGCCCGGGCCCGGTGTTCCGGTTATCAGTCGTCCCCTTTTATGTCCTAGTGTCTACTCCTATGAGTGATGTTCTTGAAATGGCCGCCGTCAGCGTCGTGCGAGGGGCAAAAACCCTCCTGGACAAGGTCGACTGGCAGGTCCGCGAGGGCGAGCGTTGGGTGATCCTGGGACCCAACGGCGCCGGCAAGACCACACTGCTGCAGATCGCCGGTGCGCGGATCCACCCCACGAGCGGGATGGCTGGCATTCTCGAGGAGATCCTTGGCGCCGTCGACGTCTTCGAACTCCGTCCCCGGATCGGCCTGTCCTCGGCAGCGCTGGCCAACCAGATCCCGGAGCATGAGAAGGTCCTCAACGTCGTCGTGACGGCCGCCTACGGAGTCACGGGACGGTGGCGCGAGGGGTATGAGAAGGACGACGAACGCCGAGCCTTCTCCCTGCTGAACGAGTGGGGCATGGGCCCGCTGCTCAACCGGCCGTTCGCCTCGCTCTCCGAGGGCGAGCGCAAACGCGTCCAGATCGCCCGGGCCCTGATGACGGATCCGGAACTGCTGCTCCTCGACGAGCCCGCCGCCGGTCTTGACCTGGCCGGCCGCGAGGATCTCGTGTACCGGCTCAGTGAACTCGCCCGCGACGAGGCCGCCCCCGCCATCGTCCTGGTCACGCACCACCTCGAAGAGGTCCCGCCGGGCTTCACGCACGCCATGCTGATGCGCGACGGCGGCGTGGTGGCCCAGGGCCCGATCGAAGGCGTCCTCACCGCGGAAAACCTGAGCCAGACTTTCGGCCTGCCGCTGGACGTCAGCGTCACCGCCGGCCGGTACACGGCCACCGCACGCCGCTGACGGGGCCGCTGACCGCGCGTGGAGTTCTTCAATAGCGTCTTCATTTTCTTCGCCGGGCTCTGGGCCGGGACCATCAACAGTGTGGTGGGTTCCGGCACCCTGGTGACCTTCCCGGTGCTGATCGCCCTCGGCTACGCGCCGGTCACGGCGTCCATCAGCAACGCGATGGGTCTCGTGGCGGGGAATGCCTCCGGCGCCTGGGGCTACCGCAAGGAGCTCACCGGACGCGGCAGGCAGCTGCTCAAGCTGCTGCCCGCCTCGCTGCTGGGCGGCATCACCGGCGCCTACCTGCTGCTGCACCTGCCCGAGCAGGTCTTCTACTACGCCGCCCCCGTCCTGATCGTGCTCGCGCTGCTGATGGTGGCGTTCCAGCCCCGGCTGCAGCAGTGGGTCCGGAACCGGGAACAGAATCCCGAGCACGCCATCCGGGACCGCCGCCACGGCGTCATCCTCGTCGTCCTCGTGTACCTTGCCGGCGTGTACGGCGGATACTTCGTCGCCGCGCAGGGCATCCTGCTGGTCGGGATCCTGGGCATCTTTATGACCGGAACCATGCAGAACGCGAACGCCATGAAGAACATCCTGGTCCTCGGCGTCAACGTTGTGGCGGCGGCCTCCTACCTGCTCTTCGCCTTCGGCCGGATCGATTGGACCGTCGTCGGGCTGATCGCCGTGAGCTCGCTGATCGGCGGTGTCATCGGCTCCAAGGTCGGCCGCCGGCTGTCCCCGGTTGTCCTGCGCGGGG
Proteins encoded in this region:
- the serB gene encoding phosphoserine phosphatase SerB; translated protein: MNLFVTAVSYAPKLTLPEVQRLRSLLSAAGVTLDAETRTGDSRFEVYTADGSMELAPGPDSGEAALAALRRAAADNGPAGVDTAVVPTSLRRARRKFLILDVDSTLIQQEVIELLAAYAGKRDEVTAVTEAAMRGELDFAQSLHARVAELAGLPAGVVDSVRAEVKLSLGAAELVAAFRAAGHVVAVISGGFNQILQPIAEDLGLDYWVANELEIVDGALTGKVIGEVIDRAAKEKYLRAWAAREGIPMEHTIAVGDGANDLDMLGAAGIGVAFNAKPAVRAVADAEVNLPYLDAVRHIAGV
- a CDS encoding ABC transporter ATP-binding protein, which codes for MSDVLEMAAVSVVRGAKTLLDKVDWQVREGERWVILGPNGAGKTTLLQIAGARIHPTSGMAGILEEILGAVDVFELRPRIGLSSAALANQIPEHEKVLNVVVTAAYGVTGRWREGYEKDDERRAFSLLNEWGMGPLLNRPFASLSEGERKRVQIARALMTDPELLLLDEPAAGLDLAGREDLVYRLSELARDEAAPAIVLVTHHLEEVPPGFTHAMLMRDGGVVAQGPIEGVLTAENLSQTFGLPLDVSVTAGRYTATARR
- a CDS encoding sulfite exporter TauE/SafE family protein — translated: MEFFNSVFIFFAGLWAGTINSVVGSGTLVTFPVLIALGYAPVTASISNAMGLVAGNASGAWGYRKELTGRGRQLLKLLPASLLGGITGAYLLLHLPEQVFYYAAPVLIVLALLMVAFQPRLQQWVRNREQNPEHAIRDRRHGVILVVLVYLAGVYGGYFVAAQGILLVGILGIFMTGTMQNANAMKNILVLGVNVVAAASYLLFAFGRIDWTVVGLIAVSSLIGGVIGSKVGRRLSPVVLRGVIFVLGLVALGFMIANLFK